In Brevibacterium zhoupengii, the following are encoded in one genomic region:
- a CDS encoding purine-nucleoside phosphorylase, whose product MTDLSDPTAAARAAATTINSKAGIEAHDIALVLGSGWGGAAELLGETISEISAAEVPGFHAPAVEGHGATLRTIRIEASGKHALVLGSRTHYYEGKGVRAVAHGVRTAAAAGCESLVLTNGCGGLNRNWAAGIPVLISDHLNLTGTSPIEGANFVDLTDLYSPRMRAIAKEIDPSLDEGVYAQFRGPHYETPAEVRMAGVLGADLVGMSTTLEAIAARQAGLELMGISLVTNLAAGIQETPLSHAEVIEAGVAAAPRISGLLADIVSKL is encoded by the coding sequence ATGACTGACTTAAGCGATCCTACCGCCGCCGCCCGCGCCGCGGCCACGACTATCAACTCCAAAGCCGGTATCGAGGCCCATGACATTGCTCTCGTTCTCGGTTCGGGTTGGGGTGGAGCAGCGGAGCTCCTCGGCGAGACGATCAGCGAGATCTCGGCCGCAGAAGTCCCCGGCTTCCACGCACCCGCCGTCGAAGGCCACGGCGCCACCCTGCGCACGATCCGGATCGAAGCCAGCGGCAAGCACGCTCTCGTCCTCGGTTCCCGCACCCACTACTACGAAGGCAAGGGCGTGCGCGCCGTCGCCCATGGAGTCCGCACCGCCGCTGCCGCCGGATGTGAGAGCCTCGTACTCACCAACGGCTGCGGTGGCCTCAACCGCAATTGGGCTGCCGGCATCCCGGTCCTCATCTCCGACCACCTCAACCTCACCGGCACCTCCCCCATCGAAGGTGCGAACTTCGTCGATCTCACCGACCTGTACTCCCCGCGCATGCGTGCCATCGCCAAGGAGATCGACCCCAGCCTCGACGAAGGTGTCTACGCCCAGTTCCGCGGACCCCACTACGAAACCCCCGCCGAGGTGCGCATGGCCGGAGTCCTCGGGGCCGACCTCGTCGGAATGTCGACCACGCTTGAAGCCATCGCCGCACGTCAGGCTGGGCTGGAACTCATGGGCATCTCCCTGGTGACGAACCTGGCCGCCGGCATTCAGGAGACTCCGCTCTCCCATGCCGAGGTCATCGAGGCCGGGGTCGCTGCGGCTCCGCGGATCTCTGGGCTGCTCGCAGACATCGTCTCGAAGCTCTGA
- a CDS encoding N-acetyltransferase: MPIRDLTDGDDLRLNEVLADAATPAAHMARSLFRPSSDSPLLRSVIAEVVPEVPVGVAAIAESPLHPYRAWVNVEVAGEEQGHGQGRELFEAACAETVGTALEGLDLRARVEAGSPGEGFAKALGFTPLTTTRVIKVAAGALPPSGGGRAEDLEIVATGSVKLTKAFLAWYTAVNKDDAVGPLTIGQVNNAFLSEAAGAHGAALLNGEAGAAEDSGLSAFAVSYAREADQPGVEITDAMPAPGDDEEAPTELIIGSMFETREEAADTSSDLFKAAIADAELLLARLSVDADVVLEVTSGMPVVSALADRLVEAGQATELYRYETLTGPPADAR, from the coding sequence ATGCCGATCAGAGACCTGACCGATGGTGACGACCTGCGGTTGAACGAGGTGCTCGCCGACGCTGCGACACCGGCCGCCCACATGGCCAGGTCCCTGTTCCGTCCCTCCTCGGATTCTCCCTTGCTGCGATCTGTCATCGCCGAGGTGGTCCCTGAGGTTCCCGTCGGTGTCGCAGCGATTGCCGAGTCCCCCCTTCACCCCTATCGGGCGTGGGTCAATGTCGAGGTCGCGGGCGAGGAACAGGGCCACGGTCAGGGTCGGGAACTCTTCGAAGCCGCCTGCGCCGAAACCGTCGGCACTGCTCTGGAGGGCCTTGACCTGCGTGCACGAGTGGAGGCCGGCAGCCCGGGTGAAGGCTTCGCCAAGGCCTTGGGCTTCACACCGCTGACGACGACACGGGTGATCAAGGTCGCCGCCGGTGCACTGCCGCCCAGCGGTGGCGGACGCGCCGAGGACCTCGAGATCGTGGCCACCGGATCGGTCAAGCTCACGAAGGCCTTCCTCGCCTGGTACACGGCCGTGAACAAGGACGACGCCGTCGGTCCACTGACGATCGGTCAGGTCAACAATGCGTTCCTCTCCGAAGCAGCGGGTGCCCATGGTGCGGCGTTGCTCAACGGTGAAGCCGGCGCCGCCGAAGACTCAGGACTCAGCGCCTTCGCCGTCTCCTACGCACGGGAAGCAGATCAGCCAGGCGTCGAGATCACCGATGCCATGCCGGCCCCTGGTGACGATGAAGAGGCACCGACCGAACTCATCATCGGGTCGATGTTCGAAACCCGCGAAGAGGCCGCCGACACCTCAAGCGACCTGTTCAAGGCCGCGATCGCCGACGCCGAGCTTCTCCTTGCCCGACTCTCCGTCGATGCCGACGTCGTCCTTGAGGTCACGAGCGGTATGCCAGTGGTCTCTGCGTTGGCCGATCGACTCGTCGAAGCCGGCCAGGCCACGGAACTCTACCGCTACGAAACGCTCACGGGACCGCCCGCCGACGCTCGCTGA
- a CDS encoding type II secretion system F family protein produces MSALSDPLTILALGAFNGFALCVFVLSLPPLRRPTLSSRIAPYLRDQESLVDIYAPPTPRTEGLLGLLKTATFGATMWVTSRITTDATLNLRINRLGGGASLERFRINQILSILAGMIAAGCVAGLLSAQRGFSPVVTIVLIISGGIAGHIANDWRLSQAIARHESRVLAEFPTIAELLALSITAGEGIVEALERVCRTCSGDLVDELRGALATTRTGTPLVDALDSMATRIAIPEIVQFVDGLAVSMTRGTPLAEVLRAQAADVREQSRRRLLELSGKKEIGMLVPVVVFVLPVTVIFAVFPSLTVLDLSP; encoded by the coding sequence GTGAGCGCGTTGAGCGATCCGCTGACGATCCTTGCCCTCGGGGCCTTCAACGGGTTTGCGCTCTGCGTCTTCGTCCTCTCCCTGCCGCCGCTGCGCCGCCCGACTCTGTCGTCTCGAATCGCTCCGTACCTGCGTGATCAGGAGTCGCTGGTCGACATCTATGCGCCGCCGACTCCGCGCACGGAAGGCCTGCTGGGGCTGCTCAAAACCGCCACATTCGGCGCCACTATGTGGGTGACGTCCCGGATCACAACCGACGCCACATTGAACCTGCGAATCAACCGTCTCGGCGGGGGTGCATCTCTGGAGCGTTTCCGGATCAATCAGATTCTGAGCATTCTGGCAGGCATGATTGCCGCCGGATGTGTGGCCGGGCTGCTCTCGGCACAACGCGGCTTCTCCCCCGTGGTCACGATCGTGCTCATCATCAGCGGCGGCATCGCCGGGCACATCGCCAACGACTGGCGCCTGAGCCAGGCCATCGCCCGCCACGAATCGCGGGTCCTGGCAGAATTCCCCACCATCGCCGAACTCCTCGCCCTATCGATCACCGCAGGTGAGGGAATCGTCGAAGCCCTCGAACGGGTCTGCCGCACCTGTTCAGGCGATTTGGTCGACGAGCTGCGCGGCGCACTGGCCACGACCAGGACCGGAACGCCGCTGGTCGATGCGCTCGATTCGATGGCCACCAGGATCGCCATTCCCGAGATCGTGCAGTTCGTCGACGGGCTGGCCGTGTCGATGACGCGCGGCACGCCCTTGGCCGAAGTCCTTCGTGCTCAAGCCGCTGATGTGCGTGAGCAGTCGCGCCGTCGTCTGCTCGAACTGTCGGGAAAGAAGGAGATCGGCATGTTGGTTCCGGTGGTCGTATTCGTGCTCCCGGTGACCGTCATCTTCGCCGTCTTCCCCTCGCTCACGGTCCTTGATCTGAGCCCCTGA
- a CDS encoding amino acid permease, with protein sequence MSSADSGSREAITHDIRTENVGLRRGLTARHIRFMALGSAIGTGLFMGSSESIQAAGPSVLLAYIIGGAAVFMVMRALGEMLVRHPVSGSFGQFASHYLHPFAGFLVGWTFVFEMILVAVFDATAVGVYMGFWFPGVPRWIWVLAVVLFIAAINMIGVKVFGELEFWFALIKIVAIIALIAAGVAIIIFGFGIADHDQMGPRALFDHGGAFPHGLWGLLTSFTIVMFAFGGIEIIGVTAGEAQNPKKVLPAAINSVPVRILLFYVLTLGVIMCILPWNQITSEISPFVAIFDSVGFNAAAAILQVVLITAALSAINADIFGAGRMLHGLAEQGQAPRSFAHTTRNGVPVMTVITMIVALLVGVLLNYLYPDQALFLLGALATFATVLVWLVILAAHIRMKRVLVQENRLRSEFPMPLWPVGSWATVAFILFVIVMVGIVPDSRPALWVGLLWVGALWLCYFAFVRGEGRRPYQLIDRTEPMAVGRHNESTD encoded by the coding sequence GTGTCTTCGGCTGACAGTGGGAGCAGAGAGGCGATCACCCATGACATTCGCACTGAGAACGTGGGTCTGCGCAGGGGACTGACCGCCCGGCACATCCGCTTCATGGCCTTGGGTTCGGCCATCGGCACGGGGCTGTTCATGGGGTCCTCGGAGTCGATCCAAGCCGCAGGTCCGTCCGTGCTGCTGGCCTATATCATCGGCGGTGCCGCCGTCTTCATGGTGATGCGTGCGCTGGGCGAAATGCTGGTCCGCCACCCCGTTTCGGGATCCTTCGGCCAGTTCGCATCGCACTATCTCCATCCATTCGCCGGTTTCCTCGTCGGCTGGACCTTCGTCTTCGAGATGATCCTTGTCGCCGTCTTCGACGCCACCGCCGTCGGCGTGTACATGGGCTTCTGGTTCCCTGGAGTACCGCGCTGGATCTGGGTGCTGGCCGTCGTACTCTTCATTGCCGCAATCAACATGATCGGCGTCAAGGTCTTCGGTGAGCTGGAGTTCTGGTTCGCGCTCATCAAAATCGTCGCGATCATCGCCCTCATCGCGGCCGGCGTGGCCATCATCATCTTCGGCTTCGGCATCGCCGACCACGATCAGATGGGCCCGCGTGCACTGTTCGACCACGGGGGAGCGTTCCCGCACGGACTTTGGGGGCTCCTGACATCATTCACGATCGTGATGTTCGCCTTCGGCGGCATCGAGATCATCGGAGTCACCGCCGGCGAGGCGCAGAACCCGAAGAAGGTGTTGCCGGCCGCCATCAACTCGGTGCCGGTGCGCATCCTGCTCTTCTACGTGCTCACCCTCGGCGTGATCATGTGCATCCTGCCCTGGAACCAGATCACCTCGGAGATCAGCCCCTTCGTCGCGATCTTCGACTCCGTCGGTTTCAACGCAGCAGCCGCCATCCTCCAGGTTGTGCTCATCACGGCGGCGCTCTCGGCCATCAATGCCGATATCTTCGGGGCCGGTCGGATGCTCCATGGTCTGGCGGAGCAGGGGCAGGCACCGCGTTCCTTTGCCCACACCACCCGCAACGGAGTGCCGGTGATGACTGTGATCACGATGATTGTGGCCCTGCTGGTCGGCGTGCTCCTCAACTACCTCTACCCCGACCAGGCTCTGTTCCTGCTCGGCGCATTGGCGACGTTTGCCACGGTGCTGGTGTGGTTGGTCATCCTCGCCGCTCATATTCGGATGAAGCGGGTGCTGGTGCAGGAGAACCGACTGCGCAGTGAGTTCCCGATGCCGCTGTGGCCTGTGGGGTCGTGGGCGACGGTCGCATTCATCCTCTTCGTCATCGTCATGGTCGGGATCGTGCCCGATTCCCGTCCGGCACTGTGGGTGGGTCTGCTCTGGGTCGGGGCGCTGTGGCTGTGCTACTTCGCTTTCGTTCGGGGTGAGGGGCGCCGACCCTACCAGCTCATCGACCGCACCGAGCCAATGGCCGTGGGCAGGCACAACGAGAGTACTGATTGA
- a CDS encoding FtsK/SpoIIIE domain-containing protein, giving the protein MNTLGLIHRIDANANIRTDVIEADSEQPVLEVLRSLVGPALTLADLLAGNRLPAESGNPDDLVKTMAWGRWQSLNPVTVLGTSSLDRGSGSAVVSVLAGPDSGFTIGIDPRTPLLSRISHPESLTIVDPCLSRQPARLELGPAREQTFSALGTTIFSPNSPTISHSRRPLPDATRTRVFAGSGREPTHVAPESVDDPRPAKPPQWWAFLIPIAIGGVLAVVTGMWWFLLFSVSAPISGYVAFVMEKRRYARDCAQCVLDRRAALETARHGLSTVVDDHRRLLQTGSGLCLGFGAARSPITIADELREGTEHLDGTVIIDDVPLRIDPTTTSVTVTGDGEQLRRMSLSWLGDPTYDWLPCPELLRLPELQGSGFDHSDGAESGIGVVLSEQATSARLLLQAPSPVASISLSLGSLAQARTDDSSAADGPAPGRTLVASLMPPGRFLALGHRQATDGSVERLPNHGLGDLYDDAPQVIRQRWAHTAPGPVRIGRGRDGDIALDLFNDGPHALVAGTTGSGKSILLQTWLLAMALEHPPSRLVFVLIDFKGGATFAPLEELPHTDSALDDFDSAAAFRALVSVRAEITRRERLLADHGCSDVLELDDPPPRLVVVIDEFHALMATHPKAADLLEHLTALGRSLGVHLILATQRPLGVVTGQMKANINIRLCLRVREDADSFDVIGVNDAAHLPPDTPGAACLDSGSSIIEFRVAVPTSASSSAAGVRERPRLRPWEPGRGLPTQHSVNGIHVGNLQQANREAPGGTQPSPQRHRSVVLPPLPDAEDVPALLSAWTGKGGTTETGPEVIGTATGTVTGIVDIPSHQKQSAWSYSPAVDGSTIVVGTDADVVSSVLRRMVANAAQTHRVVALGRIATSLDWADIACGMDTGWRFHAILDHLHRGSADERVPATIVVCSNWNEFIDSLDHQMAAETERLLKHGSGLGLTFLLGGCRTSTSTSAAFTSQVIFPPSAGGDGLSVGLSRQRFVGTWPEYRAVLVGPSAHEAGGDGADVQLVPHLAPEGNRRRDRLEPRWRGLTATPEHATAPLDPTGTWIPLGLDPFGKLVAWKPARDGEVLSVRGSPQSGKSETAAMVQETCSDAAAANIHSLTVHDDAHLEANPDAFDLLDGGLHVVTMPVRFTPGYGSPLAKAQGLGPTLIIGVHSRQDLSNLGLLRLPPLGGDPGTAWFVTEGRAQAVRLFSAEGTADVTVRSA; this is encoded by the coding sequence ATGAACACGCTCGGTCTGATTCATCGCATCGATGCCAACGCCAACATTCGCACCGATGTGATCGAAGCAGACTCTGAGCAACCCGTCCTCGAGGTGCTTCGCTCCCTCGTCGGTCCCGCCCTGACCCTGGCTGACCTGCTCGCGGGCAACCGCCTGCCCGCAGAATCCGGCAACCCAGATGATCTGGTGAAGACCATGGCCTGGGGACGGTGGCAGTCGCTGAACCCGGTCACCGTCCTCGGAACCTCGTCCCTCGATCGTGGATCCGGATCTGCCGTGGTCTCGGTGCTCGCCGGACCCGATTCGGGCTTCACGATCGGAATCGATCCCCGAACTCCCCTGCTCAGCCGCATCTCCCACCCCGAGAGCCTGACCATCGTCGACCCGTGCCTGTCCCGCCAACCGGCACGACTCGAGTTGGGCCCGGCCAGGGAGCAGACGTTCTCAGCTTTAGGCACCACTATCTTCTCGCCCAACTCCCCCACTATCTCCCATTCCCGCAGACCTCTACCGGATGCAACCCGGACTCGTGTGTTCGCCGGCTCTGGGCGTGAACCCACGCATGTGGCACCTGAGTCAGTTGATGACCCACGCCCGGCGAAGCCTCCCCAGTGGTGGGCGTTCCTCATCCCCATCGCCATCGGAGGGGTTCTCGCAGTTGTGACAGGAATGTGGTGGTTCCTCCTCTTCAGCGTGTCCGCACCCATCTCCGGCTACGTCGCCTTCGTCATGGAGAAGCGTCGATATGCACGCGACTGCGCCCAATGCGTCCTCGACAGACGCGCGGCGCTCGAGACGGCCCGGCACGGGCTGTCCACGGTGGTCGACGACCACAGGCGCCTCCTGCAGACCGGTTCGGGACTGTGCCTCGGCTTCGGGGCTGCCCGCAGCCCTATCACGATCGCCGATGAACTCCGCGAGGGCACCGAACATCTCGACGGGACGGTCATCATTGACGACGTGCCGCTTCGCATCGACCCCACCACCACCTCGGTGACGGTCACCGGCGATGGCGAACAGCTGCGCCGCATGTCCCTGTCTTGGCTGGGCGACCCCACCTATGACTGGCTGCCGTGCCCCGAGCTGCTTCGACTGCCCGAATTGCAGGGTAGCGGCTTCGACCACAGCGACGGCGCCGAGTCGGGAATCGGCGTGGTCCTGTCCGAACAGGCCACGTCGGCGCGACTGCTGCTGCAGGCACCGTCTCCCGTCGCATCGATCTCCCTGTCACTGGGCAGCCTGGCCCAGGCGCGCACCGACGATTCTTCGGCTGCAGATGGTCCCGCGCCGGGCAGAACCCTCGTTGCCTCCCTCATGCCGCCTGGGCGGTTCCTCGCTCTCGGGCACCGGCAGGCGACGGACGGCAGCGTCGAACGGCTGCCGAATCATGGCCTCGGCGATCTCTACGACGATGCACCGCAGGTCATTCGTCAGCGCTGGGCGCACACTGCACCTGGTCCCGTGCGGATTGGGCGCGGACGAGATGGGGACATCGCCCTCGACCTCTTCAACGACGGGCCTCACGCGCTCGTGGCTGGAACGACAGGCAGCGGGAAGTCGATTCTGCTTCAGACCTGGCTGCTCGCAATGGCTCTGGAACACCCACCGTCGCGGCTGGTGTTCGTTCTCATCGATTTCAAGGGCGGTGCGACTTTCGCCCCGTTGGAGGAGCTGCCGCATACCGACAGCGCCCTCGACGACTTCGATTCCGCGGCTGCCTTCCGCGCATTGGTCTCCGTCCGTGCTGAGATCACCCGCCGCGAGCGGCTCCTGGCCGACCACGGGTGTTCCGATGTCCTCGAACTCGACGATCCCCCGCCGAGGTTGGTCGTCGTCATCGATGAGTTCCACGCACTCATGGCGACCCACCCGAAAGCGGCAGATCTGTTGGAGCACCTGACGGCTCTGGGGAGGTCACTGGGTGTGCATCTCATCCTCGCGACACAGCGGCCGCTCGGCGTCGTCACCGGACAGATGAAAGCCAACATCAACATTCGGTTGTGTCTGCGAGTGCGCGAGGATGCGGACTCCTTCGACGTCATCGGCGTCAACGACGCTGCTCACCTGCCACCGGACACACCAGGGGCAGCGTGCCTCGATTCGGGTTCGTCGATCATAGAGTTCCGCGTCGCCGTTCCCACCTCTGCTTCTTCCTCTGCTGCCGGTGTTCGTGAGCGGCCTCGGCTCCGACCCTGGGAACCCGGCCGAGGTCTTCCCACTCAACACAGCGTCAACGGCATCCATGTCGGCAATCTGCAGCAGGCCAATCGTGAGGCGCCGGGCGGGACGCAGCCATCGCCTCAGCGACATCGTTCGGTGGTCCTCCCTCCCCTGCCCGATGCTGAGGATGTCCCTGCGTTGCTTTCGGCTTGGACAGGAAAGGGTGGCACCACAGAGACCGGTCCAGAGGTGATTGGCACGGCTACCGGGACAGTGACCGGGATCGTTGACATTCCCAGTCACCAGAAGCAGAGCGCATGGTCATACTCCCCTGCCGTTGACGGTTCGACCATCGTCGTCGGCACCGACGCGGACGTCGTCTCGTCAGTGCTGAGGCGCATGGTCGCCAATGCCGCCCAGACTCACCGGGTCGTGGCCTTGGGACGCATCGCGACGTCCTTGGACTGGGCCGACATCGCCTGCGGAATGGACACCGGGTGGCGATTCCACGCGATCCTCGACCATCTGCACCGAGGCTCTGCCGACGAACGTGTGCCGGCCACGATCGTGGTGTGCAGCAATTGGAACGAGTTCATCGACTCTCTGGACCATCAGATGGCTGCCGAGACGGAGCGACTGCTCAAGCATGGCTCCGGGTTGGGGCTGACGTTTCTGCTGGGCGGGTGCCGAACGTCGACGAGCACGAGCGCCGCCTTCACCTCACAGGTGATCTTCCCACCCAGCGCAGGAGGTGATGGGCTCAGCGTCGGACTGTCCAGGCAGCGATTCGTCGGGACGTGGCCGGAATACAGGGCAGTCCTCGTCGGCCCCAGCGCGCACGAAGCAGGTGGCGACGGCGCCGATGTGCAATTGGTGCCGCACCTTGCACCTGAAGGCAATCGAAGACGTGACAGACTCGAACCCCGTTGGCGCGGACTCACGGCAACACCGGAACACGCCACCGCGCCACTGGATCCGACGGGGACCTGGATTCCACTCGGACTCGACCCCTTCGGGAAACTCGTCGCGTGGAAGCCCGCGCGTGACGGAGAGGTTCTCAGCGTCCGCGGATCACCCCAGAGCGGGAAGAGCGAGACCGCAGCCATGGTACAGGAAACCTGCTCCGACGCAGCAGCGGCCAACATTCATTCGCTCACGGTCCATGACGACGCGCATCTGGAAGCCAACCCGGACGCCTTCGATCTCCTCGACGGGGGACTGCATGTCGTGACGATGCCGGTGCGGTTCACCCCCGGCTACGGTTCCCCGTTGGCCAAGGCACAAGGACTGGGACCGACGCTGATCATCGGCGTCCACAGTCGGCAGGACCTCAGCAATCTGGGCCTGCTCAGACTGCCACCACTCGGCGGCGATCCCGGGACCGCATGGTTCGTCACCGAAGGCAGGGCGCAAGCAGTGAGACTCTTCTCAGCGGAGGGAACCGCCGATGTCACGGTGAGGTCTGCCTGA
- a CDS encoding phospho-sugar mutase: MTEVADRFTNGFDAAIVEAWIADDPDQQTATTLTNILAAAKTGDGAALADLEDRFAGPLEFGTAGLRGEIAAGPNRMNRAVVIRAAAGLSRFLLNTVGEGFTVVIGCDARYKSSDFATDTAAVVTAAGGTAIQLPDQLPTPLLAFALSHLQADAGVMVTASHNPPADNGYKVYLGKRPLQAIESDPKAAEAGAGAQIVSPADALIAEQISAVSSVASVPRAESGWEHLDESIVETYLARIDALNVRSSADLTIVHTSLHGVGASVAEAALARTGFTNVHPVPSQQAPDPDFPTVTFPNPEEAGALDESYALAKEVGAELIIANDPDADRFSAAIPDASRAAGYRQLSGDEVGLLLGEDIATRLAQGTHHSTQQAAEDSAGVDDAAGGSAPVFANSIVSSRGLAAAAENHGFTATNTLTGFKWISRVPGLVFGYEEALGYCVDPTAVRDKDGISTAVTFAALASRLKESGSSIEAELDRIRNRDGYFATAPLSFRLDDVTLIAAAMTKLRENPPTTLAGSPVAEVHDLSQGYDGLPPTDGILLLSEANSRVIVRPSGTEPKLKCYLEVVADPEGLAAAAAADQRAVSAAGLRVPTTSASAALQPALKERLTSISTEFKAFFGL; the protein is encoded by the coding sequence ATGACCGAAGTAGCCGATCGCTTCACCAACGGCTTCGACGCCGCTATCGTCGAGGCGTGGATCGCCGATGACCCCGATCAGCAGACTGCGACCACCTTAACCAACATCCTGGCCGCGGCGAAGACCGGCGACGGGGCGGCCCTGGCTGACCTTGAGGATCGCTTCGCCGGTCCCCTGGAGTTTGGAACCGCGGGTCTGCGCGGAGAGATCGCTGCCGGACCCAATCGGATGAATCGTGCTGTCGTCATCCGCGCCGCGGCCGGGCTCTCCCGTTTCCTCCTCAACACCGTTGGTGAGGGTTTCACCGTCGTCATCGGCTGCGATGCCCGCTACAAATCCTCGGACTTCGCGACCGACACCGCTGCGGTCGTCACAGCCGCAGGCGGAACTGCCATCCAGTTGCCCGATCAGCTGCCGACCCCGCTTTTGGCTTTCGCACTGTCCCATCTGCAGGCCGACGCCGGCGTCATGGTCACCGCGTCACACAATCCGCCTGCGGACAACGGTTACAAGGTCTACCTCGGGAAACGTCCGCTGCAGGCCATCGAATCCGACCCCAAAGCCGCCGAGGCAGGTGCCGGGGCTCAGATCGTCAGCCCCGCCGATGCCCTCATCGCCGAGCAGATCTCGGCCGTGTCGTCCGTGGCCTCGGTGCCGCGTGCCGAATCCGGGTGGGAACATCTCGATGAGTCGATCGTCGAAACCTATCTGGCTCGCATCGATGCCCTCAATGTGCGCTCGAGTGCCGACCTGACCATCGTGCACACCTCCCTGCACGGTGTCGGAGCCTCCGTCGCCGAGGCGGCTCTTGCCCGCACAGGTTTCACGAACGTCCACCCGGTGCCCTCCCAACAGGCACCCGACCCGGACTTCCCTACGGTGACTTTCCCGAACCCGGAAGAGGCTGGCGCCCTCGATGAGTCCTATGCCTTGGCCAAGGAGGTCGGCGCCGAACTCATCATCGCCAACGACCCCGATGCCGATAGGTTCTCCGCTGCCATCCCCGATGCTTCGCGGGCCGCTGGCTACCGGCAGCTCTCCGGCGACGAGGTGGGACTCCTTCTCGGCGAAGACATCGCAACGCGTCTGGCCCAGGGCACCCATCATTCGACGCAGCAGGCTGCCGAGGACTCTGCCGGGGTCGACGACGCTGCCGGCGGCTCCGCACCGGTGTTCGCCAACTCGATCGTCTCCTCCCGGGGCCTGGCAGCCGCTGCAGAAAACCACGGGTTCACCGCGACGAACACACTCACAGGGTTCAAATGGATCTCCCGTGTCCCCGGCTTGGTCTTCGGCTACGAAGAGGCCTTGGGCTACTGCGTCGATCCCACCGCAGTCAGGGACAAGGACGGTATCTCCACTGCCGTGACCTTCGCCGCGCTGGCTTCCAGGCTGAAGGAATCGGGTTCGAGCATCGAGGCCGAACTCGACCGGATCCGCAACCGCGACGGATACTTCGCCACCGCCCCACTGAGCTTCCGCCTCGACGATGTCACCCTCATTGCCGCGGCCATGACGAAACTGCGAGAGAACCCACCGACCACGCTGGCAGGGTCCCCAGTCGCCGAGGTCCATGACCTCTCGCAAGGTTATGACGGTCTGCCTCCCACCGACGGCATCCTGCTGCTCTCCGAGGCGAACTCACGCGTGATCGTTCGTCCCTCGGGTACCGAACCGAAGCTCAAGTGCTATCTCGAGGTCGTCGCCGACCCTGAGGGACTCGCCGCCGCTGCCGCCGCCGATCAGCGCGCGGTCTCTGCCGCCGGGCTGAGAGTCCCGACCACCTCGGCGAGTGCAGCACTCCAGCCTGCGCTCAAGGAACGACTGACGTCGATCAGCACCGAATTCAAAGCCTTCTTCGGGCTCTGA
- a CDS encoding pilus assembly protein TadG-related protein — translation MPRRHRSRVDDGSITPLAIGFVVIALLLAFLIAALTDLHMTRRELQSVADSAALAASDSFEPAPGGEPGLVFSPPAAKRAASRYIDAVPTPQGLHNVELSADADGQHSVVIRLRADYTPALLSRFVPDLIELQATAYARGSLRIS, via the coding sequence ATGCCGCGCAGACACCGGTCCCGCGTCGACGACGGGTCCATCACCCCATTGGCCATCGGCTTCGTCGTCATCGCCTTGCTCTTGGCCTTCCTCATCGCGGCGCTGACGGATCTGCATATGACTCGCCGCGAGCTGCAGAGCGTGGCGGACTCTGCAGCACTGGCTGCCTCCGACTCATTCGAACCGGCTCCCGGCGGCGAACCCGGGCTCGTGTTCTCACCCCCTGCGGCGAAACGGGCCGCCAGCCGCTACATCGATGCTGTTCCCACCCCGCAGGGACTGCACAATGTGGAGCTCAGCGCCGATGCTGACGGGCAGCATTCGGTCGTGATCCGCCTGCGCGCCGACTACACACCCGCATTGCTGTCACGGTTCGTCCCCGATCTCATCGAACTCCAAGCCACCGCCTATGCTCGCGGTTCGCTGCGAATATCGTGA
- a CDS encoding TadE family protein produces the protein MDVDAEAYDVDCEAGADSGSAIAEFALIGSLLALVLAGTLQIGLVIHVRNTVIDSAIAGARQASLADQSNADGRRLASELITVSVGERYAQSITVTTARHGPDDVVEVRVRTPLPVLGLWGPAEVWDLSGRSIVEDIDRD, from the coding sequence GTGGACGTGGACGCTGAGGCCTACGATGTTGACTGCGAAGCCGGGGCTGACTCCGGTTCTGCGATCGCCGAGTTCGCGCTCATCGGGTCACTCCTGGCCCTCGTCTTAGCCGGGACTCTGCAGATCGGTCTGGTCATCCACGTCCGCAACACAGTCATCGATTCAGCCATCGCCGGTGCCCGCCAAGCCAGCCTCGCCGATCAGTCGAATGCCGACGGGAGACGTCTCGCCTCCGAACTCATCACTGTGTCCGTGGGCGAACGCTATGCCCAGTCGATCACCGTCACCACAGCCCGGCACGGTCCAGACGATGTCGTCGAGGTTCGTGTCCGGACTCCGCTGCCCGTCCTTGGACTGTGGGGCCCCGCCGAGGTGTGGGATCTGAGCGGACGGTCGATCGTTGAGGACATCGATCGTGACTGA